TTACGAGCAACCAATTCATAGTCACCATCAGCAGAGTCATCTCCCGAAGTCTCTGCCGGGTCAATCAGCGATGGGCGAGTGGATGATTGTCCTTTGAACCGAAACCGTTTCCCTGGTGTGAGGTCAGGGTTATACCCAGCCTGTCTCTTGGATCGACGAACAGGTTGACGCGGAGGATTGAATACTTGGATAATTGGTGGATTCTCAACATCAAAAGCATTTCCGGGGTTCGCCTGGCACAATTACTTCCAAATGGACTGGTTCTTCAGCCATAATCACCAATGGTAGAGACGATTCGACAGTGGGTGTCGTAGTAGATGTTGTATTACTAGGGGCAACATCTTCTGTGTGCCCCATTTCACTTCGAATATCAAGGGGATCAAAATCTTTGCCTGCCATCGATTGTAGAACAAAAATTGATTTACACACAGGGAGGAGAGGCGAAAGATTCTGAACGATGAGATTTTTCTGCAAAGAGAAATTTCGAGATAACGGTGCGAAATTCGAGAACCAATTAAGCAAACAGTGATAAATTAGGAGGTGTAAGTCACAAAGATAGTTATGAGCGCACAATGCAACggtaaaagaaaataaaaaacagaTGAAATTTCAACGGTAAAAAAAAGACGGGCAGAAAAGAACCGTTACTTGTTTCATAGTTTCTCGCAATAATTGTGTGCAAtatccttttttttaaaaaaaaatccagaAGTAAAAACCCACATCGAATTATAACACCACTTAACATTTGGGATCATGCTAATTCGGTTTCCTGCAAAAATCGAATTTTCATAGAATTTCTGTTTGTTATTTTACAAATAACCTTATGACACGACAAAATGCACAaagttatgtttatgcatgacttatggATGCCTAAAAACAGAATGTAGCATAAGTAGAAACATGAGAGcaaatatgagatatgtttaCAAATGAAGTGTTGTCACAAACGTTTGGCAACATCTTCTGACAACACTCACAATTCCAGAAAAACAATTTCGATTTTCTTCACACTCATTGACTTAATAACATTTTTAACCTAGAagaggtagctcccacactagaagaacaatcttcattggactcctctaggtagctttttccattttcttctatttctGTGTTAATTTTAGAaggggtagctcccacactaaaagCACAGCCTTCATTGGGCtcttttaggtagctttttccatctttCCTTCTAATCACAGACCCATcactttattttttaatttttcttagGTGACTTGTCACATTGGTTAGAGTCAAGTGACCAATCTTCAAGTTCTTTGTGTGACCAAGTTCACATGGAAATGTGTGAAGTTTGAAAAGATAACGAGGAATTGTGGGTGCATCAGAAGATTATGCTACACAgtttcaacacatcatatcacaGTATGAATGCGATGCAGAATGTCTAAGTCCTAGAAATGTATATGCAAATgagatgttgtccgagatgttgtagcATCTGAGACAACATCCACGTATAATTAGAcagaacacatgctgagagatttccgaaggttggaaaatctctcaaagttCAATGCTTTGGTGAATATGTCGGCCAGTTGGTTATTTGTATCAACAAACTCCATTCGAATCAATCCTTTCTCTACAagatctcgaataaaatgatgtcttatgtcaatgtgctttgttcgagagtgttgtactggattttttgaaatgttaatTGCACGAGAATTATCACAATACACTACTAAGGATTCACTTTTAAGCCCATAATCTTCTATgatttgattcatccacaaaaGTTGGGTGCACGCATTTCCAGCTGCCACATATTCTGATTCAGCAGTGGAAAGTGAAACACAATTCTGTTTTCGAGTATGCCAAGAAATTAGATTATTGCCAAGATAAAAACAGCCCCCAGAAGTGCTTTCTCTATCATCTAAGTCCCCAGCCCAATCTGCATCAGAAAATCCTACCAGGTTTGAGTTGGTTTCGTGAGTATACCATAATCCTAATTCAATTGTTCCTGCTATGTAACGTAAAATACGTTTAACAGCTTTCAAATGAGAAATTTTAGgattggattgatatctagcaCATAAGCAAACACTAAACATGATATCAGGGCGGCTAGCCGTCAAGTATAGAAGACTTCCTATGATGCTACGGTAAAGAGTGTTGTCAACATCTTCGGCCGCAACGTCTTTGGATAATTTCTCATTAGATCCAATaggtgttttcatgtgcttatGTTTTCATTTGCAAATTTCTTAATCAAATTTTTAGCATACTTGCTTTGGCACAAAAAAATGCCgtcatgcatttgtttaatttgcaaACCAAGAAAGAAATTTAGCTCAtcaaccatgctcatttcaaacgtAGATGACATGCACTCAACAAAATTATTAGCATGCTTTTGTGATGAAGAACCAAAGATTATATCATCGACATAGATCTGACAGATAAGAATCTCACCTTGGGCTTTTTGAATGAAAAGTGTTTTATCTACCTCACCTCGTGTAAATCCAATGTCAAGAAGATAGTCAGTCAATCTCCCATACCATGCACGGGGTGCTTGTTTCAAGCCATAGAGAGTCTTTTTCAACTTGTATACATGATTCGGATTATGTGGATCCTCGAATCCTTTAGGCTGTCTCACATGTACTTCTTCACTCAAGAACCCGTTCAAGAACGCACTTTTAACGTCCATTTGAAACAGTTTTATTTTCATGTAGCATGCAATGGCAAGCAAGAGCCGAATTGACTCAATGCGGGCAACAGGAGCAAAGGTCTCATCGAAATCAACCCCCTCAACCTGTGTGTACCCTTGAGCAACCAGCCGTGCTTTATTTCGAATGATGTTTcctgactcatcagttttatttttaaaaacccaCTTTGTTCCAATAACATTGCCATGGTCAGGGGGTGGAACTAGAGTCCACACATCATTTCGAACAAACTCTTCAAGCTCATCGTGCATAGCATTAGtccaaaattcatcttttaatgCTTCCATAACATTTTTAGGCTCAATTTGAGACACAAAGCATGAAAATCTAACCTGCGAGTACATAGTACTCATGCACACAAGTCCAACCATTTTTCGGTAGTCAACTTTATCCTTCTTCCTGGTCTGGACATCTTCACTCATTCCTCCGATGATTTGAGATGACGGGTGGTTCTTTTGGATTTTGCTTGGAATACACGGTCCATCATCAAATACCTCATTATTGCTGTTAGCATCTTCCCGTGATTCGGTGAAATCAGTGTCACATGTTGtcccagatgttgcaacatcgGAAGCAACATGTCTTTTCCAGTGGTGTTTGAGTCTCCAAAAAATCTTCAACGTCATCTTCAGCAGTTTTCTTCTTAAGATTGCAcagtcatcaaaaacaacattaattGATTCCATAATAGTCCTTGTTCTTAGATTAAACATACGATAAGCACGACTATTAGTGGCATAACCGAGAAATAGACACTTATCACTCTTGGAATCAAACTTAGCAAGTTGATCCCTGTCATTCAAGGCGTAACACACAGAGCCAAAGATgtgaaaatatttaagattaGGCTTCTTTCCCATAATTATTTCATAGGAAGTCATGGTTGACCCACTCCTTAAATACACCCTGTTTGAAATATGACATGCCATGTTAAGGgcttctgcccaaaaacgcTTTGCAATGTTCTTTGAAGTTAGCATCACTCTCGCAATTTCTTGCAAAGTCCTGTTCTTACGTTCAGCAATgccattttgttgtggtgttTTTGgtgctgaaaattcatgagagaTACCTTTCCTGTCACAAAAGGATGAGAATGAAAGattttcaaattctttaccGTGATCAGTTCTGATCCTTCTTACCTTCAGGCTGTGGAATTTGGTGATTCTTGTGATCAAATTTTTGAATACATCGAACGTATCTGACTTCTCTTTAATAAAATTAACCCATGAAAAACGTGAGAAGTCATCAACACACACAAAAGAGTATTTCTTACCTCCGAGGCTCTCAACTTCCAtaggacccataagatccatgtgtaGTAATTCCAGGCATcgtgttgtcctaggtgttggcaacactggATGCGACACGCGGGTTTGTTTACCCTTTTGACAATCCCCACAAACATATGATATACCAGAAGAAAGATTAGGCATACCTTTTACAGCATCATACTTACTCAGGTTCTTCAAGGTTTTAAAATTCGCATGTCCGAGTTTTCTATGCCAAAGATCAACTTCGGTAATTTGCACATGCTTGCATGAAAGTTCCTCACTTATTTGATAGCAATTATCTGAGGACCTTGTGCCTGTCATAATACACACATTCGATTCATCGAAGACTTCACAATTATGTTTATCAAATTTAACAAGCAAATTATCATCGCATAattgacttatgcttatcaaGTTTGAATTCAATCCTTCAACATGGAGCACATTGTAAAGCCTTGGTAGTCCTTCAACATTCAGTGTACCCTTTCCTACAATTTTTCCTTTTGCTCCCCCTCCATAGGTCACTCTACCACACTTTTGTTCAACATAATCGATTAGATGTTCTTTAGAACCCGTCATGTGGCGtaagcttccactatcaaagtaccagTGACCTGCAGTGTTAGTTTTCAACGAGGTGTAAACAACATTACAGTGAATTTTTACCTTTGGGACCCAAATTTGTCTTACTGTAGATCGATGGTGGGAGGTGTTGCGAAAAGTGTTGTGCCACATCTGACGCAACATTCGGCTTGACTTTCGGTTCATGCGGTCTTCCCTGAGTTTAAAACAATATGGCCTGATATGTCCGGGCTTAAAGCAGTAATGAAATACATACCTTCTTTTTCTCTTCTTAGGAACATGTGCAGTGGATTGTCTTTCAGGAGTAAGGCTTTTCATTGAAGGCGTAGGCTGTGATGGTATGAATGTTTCAGTCTTTCCTTTCACAAAGACAGTGGATTTTGAAGACTCACCAGTTTCATGCACACTGTCTTTGAATCCCAAACCCttcttgtcatctcttcccatTGAAAGAATGGTTTCAAGCTTTGATGTGCTCGAATTAAACTTGGACAAagtttcagttgccttttgaagttcttctttGATATTTCCAAGTTCCAAATCTTTTTTGCTTAGGATTACCTCAAGTTTAGCAACCACGGCTTTTAGATCAGTGTTCTCTTCAATAAGACTTGAGTTcaacttgtttcttttggtccaatcTTCAAACAactctttataaaatttttgcaCACTCTCAAGAGTGATTTCTTCATCATCAGCTTCTGATTATCATCTCCACTCAAATTTTCAGAGGTTGTGGATTTCAAACATAGCGAatttttgcagatgttgcggccaggtgtggcaacacctagggcaacacctaaaggattTACTTGCAGTCTGCGATTTTCTGTCAATAGTGCAGTCAAGGAGGTTTGATTTTCTTCATCAGTGGATTTCTCTTCAGCATCGGATTTTTCATTGCTTAGTGACACATTGTAGCCTTTGTTCTTTCGCAATCGGTTAGCACATTCATTAGCATAATGTCCAAATCCCTTACATTCCCTACACTGCACAGAATCATACCTTTTTGAATTGTATTGTCCCTTACCTTCATTTCTTGGTTGAAATTGTTGCTTGACAGGGTATTTTTGTGATTTTTCAGGTGCAGAAGGGCTAGGAAATTTAGATCGTTACGTATCCTTCTTTTTATCTCGGATTCTTTTCAAGTAGTCACCGAATTTTTTTGTGATAAAGGAGATAGAATCCTCGCAGAGATCAGAATCATTGACTTCTTGAGATATTTGAAGGAGTTCATTGTAGGAGTCATTTGAAGCTTGGAGTGCGATTGTCTTACCTTTATCCTTCTTCTACATGTCCAGATTCATCTCGAAGGTACGTAATGAATTGATAAGATCTTCCAGTGCCATTTTAGAAGTGTCCTTAGCCTCATCTATTGCACAAATATTTATGTTGAACCTTTCAGGCAGAGAACGGAGGACTTTGCTAACTAGACGCTCATTGGAGATAGATTCTCCAACACTAAATGCCTCATTAGCGATTTCCCGTAGGCGGCGATCGTACTCGAGTATGCTCTCAGATTcttccatcctcatcatctcgaaTTTGGATGTAAGCATCCTTAATCTGGTTCGTCGCACACTCTCAGACCCTTCACAGTGACTTTGGAGAATATCCAATGCACTTTTAGCCGAAGTACAGTTTGTGATTAAATTGAACATGTTCATGTCAACCGATGTGAATATAACATTCAAGGCCTTTGAGTTATGGTTTGAATTTTGCACTTCATCAGCAGTCCAGTCAGTTTCAGGCTTTGGCCGTTTGTCACCTTCTTGATCTATCATGACTGGTGGAGTCCATCCATTCATGACACGCTGCCATGCCCGTTCATCCAGAGATTTTATGTAGTATCTTATCTTAACCTTCCATAGGCTGTAATTAGTACCATCGAGTACTGGTGGTCGAAGTGCCGCGCTTGCAAACGAGATGTCCAttagttatatattttttttctttttttttctgtcaaacaaaacaaaaaaaaaaacagaatcagcacttagtatatcaagagtaggctctgataccacttgtaaggtttattttgtccgacagatatagaaaataataaaaatatcagaatagaattaacaaataataaatttgtgttttatcagaattaaatgttgtgccagatgttacaacatctcggacaacatctatatgcagcggaaaattaacttttataacacaaattgatttgaaataaatagatggacaagattaaatatgaacaagtataaatacttgtgcggtgccttatggcaaaaattaatcactagaaaaaccAAATCGTTTACACAAAAACCTATCTCTAATGATTCTcactaaaatcaatttcctcaacacgttGAGAAAATGCTTTGTAAAACAAATAAtcagaataaaactaaaacaagaaaaCCAAAAATATGTTGCCAAACAGTAGATCCAAGAGAAGCAATCTTCGGCCAACTTCTTCCCAGACGTTGTCTGAAGGTGTTCCCAACATTTACGGCAACACTTGCTATCGACAGTCTTTAATGCAGCAGCAACGTTGACAATGATTTTCTCTGAAATTCTGAACGTGCAAAGTGCGTGTAGTATATTGGATTAAAAACGGCGAACCCTACAAAGTCCTTGATCTTCCTTTTATAGATGATAGTCTTATCACATAAAGAAACCTATTAAACAAGGGAAGATAAGagtttaattagaaataaactctattttaaacattgatatcatatctcatcaACTTATtaacataaatataatatctcaGTAGTCAACAATATATTTGCACAATTATCTCATAATCTTAAGAAAGACAAAATCACATAATATTATCATACTTAATTTAAATCAATTCGAAAGGATATAGTTAGGGAAATAATTTAATTCTATAATTCTATCAAACTCGACAATATTATTTCCCTTCAAATACTACCAGTGAaaccgtttcacacaaatttttgtctcacATACTTATATCATACGTAAATTTTTAATGTAATACTAATTGAGTATTTTTAGCAAGTGGTAAAAATAATGATTATCCGTTAGAGAAAACGTATGCTTCAATTTTTAAAATCTGGGAAACAGAAAGGAAAGTGCAGAATTCCAAACAAATCCTTGTAAGTAATATGAAGATAACAATTCCAAATTTTACAAATTCGCAAACAAAAATGTAAAttcgaaaaaaataaaataaaaatccttctCTGGATATAGCATAGCTCCATTATTCCTCAACCAACTCGGTCTCTGTTATTATTAgattttatgagacggtctcatgaatttcTTTTCGTGAAACGAGTTAATCcgattaatatttaaaatgaaaaataatatttttaatataaaatgtaatattttatcATGAATCGAATCGAGTCGGTGATTCGCCGAGAAACTCTTCTCATTGCAAGTAAAAAAGACTCGTTATCAATTTCAGAGAATATCTGAGTGCCTGATACAACTGCAATAACGAGAAACAAACATAAAAGTCAGCAAAGAATGGATTTTGATATCTGAAAAGGATCTCTTGGAGAGGCAAAAAGATTGTATTTCAACAAGTGTTTTCACATGAAGGTGATCGATCTCTATATTCTCCAATAACTTGATTCCATTAAACCTGAAATCAAAATTATATTCATTCAAATGGGTTAAAGTTTATTATAGATCAAGGGAGCTATTTATCAAGAGTTTTAAAGAAATGAACTTAATAAAGTTGGTTTTCTCGTTCTCGATAGACTCTTAACTGATCTTTTTCACCAGACCAAAACGAGGGAGAATTCTATCTTTGGACTGTTAGAGAAGAAAAGGCCCATAACAATAAAGTCAAAAGCCATTCTGATCAGCCCACTGATATAAAAGAGTCACAGGCCCATGACAAGAAGAAAGCCCAATCCATTTGTAGAGAACAATCTAGATAGAAATGCCGTTGAGTTTGTTTCAACAAACTCTTCTTTTCCCTGCACCTTAGTAGTTATCCTCTAATACTTAGATCAGTATAAATAATTGTATTTTGGGTTTaagaaaatatgaaatgaatatgatttgatttcatcatcttctatttttcttacttggtatcagagcggaaAATGGCTGACGCCGGATCCACTGATGGGACCTCAGACAACATTATTGCCCCAATCATCAATCCCAGCTTTCTTCTTGTTAATCCTGCAAATCAGATTACATCTGTAAAACTTAACGATGACAACTATCTTCTTTGGCATTTCCATGTGCTCGCTGGAATCAGAGGTTTGGGTCTTGAGTTCTTCATCCTTGAAAATCCTCCAGTCCCTTCTCGTTTTGTTTCTGAGAATGGTGCACCAGAAATAATTAATCCCAACTATGTCATCTGGTGCCGACAAGATCAGCTGctgttttcttttttccttgCATCCATGTCGGAAAGCATCCAGAGCCAAATGATCGGGTGTGAGTCGGCTACTCAACTTTGGACTCGCACATCTCGTATTTTTGCTTCCCGATCGAAAGCACATGTAATGCAATATAAGCTGCAGCTTCAAACCCAGAAAATGGGGGCTCTAACCATGAAGGATTATCTATCCAAAATGAAGAACTACATGGACCTGCTTGCAGCGTGTGGCCACCCGGTTACAGAGGAAGACCAAATCCTATATCTTCTTGGCGGTGTAGGTCTTGAATATGACTCGGTGGTTGTTCATGTTACTTCCCGTGTAGACACATGGAGTTTTTCTGAGGTTGGTGCTCTTCTCCTCTCACATGAAGGCCGGCTGGAAGCCTTCAATTCTCCTAATGAGACAGCATCACCCATGGTTAATGCAACCACCGCAGCACCGCAACATAAGAATCTACATCAAAACTCCTATAAAACATCTAGATTTCCCTCCAACGGACGTAACCGTGGCCGTGGCAAATACTCTCAATGAGCTGGTAGAAAAACCTGACAACAACATCACAATCGACCAGTGTGCCAAATTTGTGGTATTCATGGTCATGTTGCGAAGATCTACTTCTATCGTTTTGATGAAGCATATCTTCCGAAGAATCAACGACCTTGCCAAGATCCTAATCAAAGATCAACATCCTATCCTCCAGCTACACTGCATACGACCATTAGTACATCATCTGCTGGAGAGGATTTGTGGTTCCCTGATTCTGGGGCCTCTAATCATGTTACTAGCGATCTCAGTAATCTTAGTCTTGGCTTAGAATACTCTGGAAGTGGTAGGGTTCACTTGG
The sequence above is a segment of the Primulina tabacum isolate GXHZ01 chromosome 6, ASM2559414v2, whole genome shotgun sequence genome. Coding sequences within it:
- the LOC142550009 gene encoding uncharacterized protein LOC142550009, translated to MDISFASAALRPPVLDGTNYSLWKVKIRYYIKSLDERAWQRVMNGWTPPVMIDQEGDKRPKPETDWTADEVQNSNHNSKALNVIFTSVDMNMFNLITNCTSAKSALDILQSHCEGSESVRRTRLRMLTSKFEMMRMEESESILEYDRRLREIANEAFSVGESISNERLVSKVLRSLPERFNINICAIDEAKDTSKMALEDLINSLRTFEMNLDM